The following proteins come from a genomic window of Flavobacteriales bacterium:
- a CDS encoding tyrosine-type recombinase/integrase, translated as MDKKVVGGKQPVVLEHLVHESQRRIALRFPYEASLIAAAKKSGAKWSSTHRCWHTPNSPEHLQAIFAAFKGLAWVDMNGLRKKPDAALSNPGVKPTGKPTTSATPIPATAQAPKAARGAGSLANVQDDALNAMRRKLEVARYSPRSIQVYLGAAKQLFLHFPNKHPNDIRTEDIEAFQHHLATERKVSNSTLNQAVNAIRYYYMNVMGDAKRVTFIERPRAERKLPLVLSKAEVAALLKAPSNLKHQAMLALAYSGGLRMSEILALKADDLLFDRGLIRIRSAKGNKDRTTLLGRSTAELLKRYLEQFQPQDLLFVGQSGSTYSARSLQKVLEAALAKAGIRKEATLHTLRHSFATHLLEQGTDLRYIQALLGHASSKTTEIYTHVSTRYLQGIVNPMDNLDTP; from the coding sequence ATGGACAAGAAAGTCGTCGGCGGAAAGCAGCCCGTGGTGCTGGAGCACCTGGTGCATGAATCGCAGCGGAGGATCGCCTTGCGCTTCCCCTACGAAGCGTCGCTCATCGCGGCAGCCAAGAAGTCGGGAGCGAAATGGAGCAGCACCCACCGGTGCTGGCATACCCCCAACTCGCCCGAGCATCTGCAAGCCATTTTCGCGGCATTCAAGGGTCTGGCATGGGTGGACATGAACGGCCTGCGGAAGAAGCCCGATGCGGCACTGTCGAATCCGGGCGTGAAGCCCACCGGCAAGCCCACCACCAGTGCGACGCCAATTCCCGCAACCGCACAAGCGCCGAAAGCTGCACGGGGAGCGGGTTCCCTCGCGAACGTCCAAGATGACGCTCTGAACGCCATGCGCCGCAAGCTGGAGGTGGCACGCTACAGCCCGCGGAGCATCCAGGTGTACCTCGGCGCCGCCAAGCAGCTATTCCTGCACTTCCCGAACAAGCATCCCAACGACATCCGCACGGAGGACATCGAAGCCTTCCAGCATCATCTGGCCACGGAACGAAAAGTGAGCAACAGCACACTGAACCAGGCGGTGAACGCCATCCGTTACTACTACATGAACGTCATGGGCGATGCCAAGCGGGTCACCTTCATCGAACGGCCTCGTGCAGAACGAAAGCTGCCGTTGGTGCTGAGCAAGGCGGAAGTAGCCGCGCTATTGAAAGCTCCGTCCAACCTGAAGCATCAAGCCATGCTCGCCTTGGCCTATTCGGGGGGCTTGCGCATGAGCGAGATCCTTGCCCTCAAGGCCGATGACCTCCTCTTCGACCGCGGCCTCATCCGCATCCGCAGTGCCAAGGGCAACAAAGACCGAACGACCTTGCTAGGCCGGAGCACAGCAGAACTCTTGAAGCGCTACTTGGAGCAATTCCAACCACAGGACCTGCTATTCGTTGGACAGAGCGGCAGCACGTACAGCGCCCGGAGCCTGCAGAAAGTGCTCGAAGCCGCGCTCGCAAAAGCAGGGATCCGGAAAGAGGCCACCTTGCATACGCTCCGGCACTCCTTCGCCACGCACCTCTTGGAACAGGGAACCGACCTGCGCTATATTCAGGCCCTGTTAGGCCATGCCAGCAGCAAGACCACCGAGATCTACACCCATGTGAGCACACGCTACTTGCAAGGCATCGTGAACCCCATGGACAACCTTGACACACCTTGA
- a CDS encoding VCBS repeat-containing protein: MLDSSRTGIRFVNELDENERLNLFFYEYLYNGGGVAVGDINNDGMPDMYFVSNLGADALYLNQGGVRFEDISTKAGIATARGYKTGVTMVDVNGDGWLDIHVCRSGVSDPELRRNLLYINNGDLTFTERAAEYGLDDASYSSQAYFFDMDLDGDLDLYLLNHPAEMSKANMLRVTRNPKGELMVATSDDLTNYSDRLYRNTGGRFTDVTERSGILNEAFGLSAMIGDFNNDLLPDIYVCNDYSRPDFLYIANRDGSYTERFEEHFRHSALSSMGSDRADINNDGYPDLLTLDMVPADRYRYQMLSSEQNFDRFERAMTVGLGAQLSTNTLQLSHGNGQYSDIAFLSNTAYTDWSWSVLLADLDNDGWKDILVTNSLKRDLTNNDFRYYVRDSLYKEVQMGRSTVTALLNAIPSVALRSPLFRNERDLTFSDVTEEWNSGPPGFNNGAAYADLDGDGWLDLVINNLNSPATVLRNTGASTGTNQYVRFILADTSGKNVYGSEVELTTSTGTQVQQLQPARGFLSSSEPILHFGIPEGTTLSRARVKWPNGTVLDLPSPTLDATHRVMKEPGLVRPSTTPKPTLLVDRSALLPQTFAHVENPFIDFKREPLLHHKLSEDGPGVAVADVDNDGSEDVFLGGAMDQPGRLFLQQRDGRFLERSIPAFVADALHEDVAALFLDADGDGDMDLYAGSGGNERSLDDPAYQDRLYLNDGRGGFQRANNALPVMLISTGCVASWDMDDDGDPDLFVGQRSTPGRYPETPRSIMLRNEGGRFTDATADWLLGSDRIGMVTDARFIDLDGDQVQELVLVGEWMPVTIFKKRNGKLENVTADWGLEQTHGWWNALDAADLDGDGLPELIVGNAGLNTVHKAHKENPATMIHKDFDGNGTVDPILCRTYNGAIYPVHTLDRMRDQMVMLRKRFQRYQPYAAARLSDVLTADELRGAQELKATTMAHTLFLNRGGKWLEARELPKIAQLSAARAMRFGDVDGDGHMDLIVAGNHYGTDPQFGRSDACIGVLLRGDGKGGLEPLSATKSGLSIPGNVRTVVPIQGANRAHWLVVRNNGRAGLFTTAPVSD; encoded by the coding sequence TTGCTGGACAGTTCAAGGACCGGCATCCGCTTCGTAAATGAATTGGATGAGAACGAGCGCCTGAACCTATTCTTTTACGAGTACCTGTACAATGGAGGTGGCGTTGCCGTGGGCGACATCAACAACGATGGCATGCCCGATATGTACTTCGTATCCAATCTCGGTGCCGATGCCTTGTACCTCAACCAGGGCGGTGTACGGTTCGAGGACATCTCCACCAAAGCCGGCATCGCCACCGCACGCGGATACAAAACGGGCGTTACCATGGTGGACGTGAACGGAGACGGCTGGCTGGACATCCATGTCTGCCGGTCGGGCGTTTCGGACCCCGAGCTCCGGCGCAACCTGCTTTACATCAACAACGGCGACTTGACCTTCACCGAGCGTGCCGCCGAATACGGACTGGACGACGCCAGCTATTCGAGCCAGGCCTACTTCTTCGACATGGACCTGGATGGCGACCTGGACCTCTACCTCTTGAACCACCCGGCGGAGATGAGCAAAGCCAACATGCTGCGCGTCACGCGCAACCCGAAAGGTGAACTGATGGTGGCCACGAGCGATGACCTCACCAACTACTCCGACCGCCTCTATCGCAATACAGGGGGGCGGTTCACGGATGTCACTGAGAGGTCGGGGATACTGAACGAGGCCTTTGGCCTGAGCGCCATGATCGGTGATTTCAATAACGACCTGCTGCCGGACATATACGTGTGCAATGACTACAGCCGTCCGGATTTCCTGTACATCGCCAACCGGGACGGCAGCTACACCGAGCGCTTCGAGGAGCACTTCAGGCATTCGGCCCTTTCCAGCATGGGGTCCGACCGGGCCGACATCAACAACGACGGCTACCCGGATCTGTTGACGCTGGACATGGTTCCTGCGGACCGGTACCGTTACCAGATGCTCTCGAGCGAGCAGAATTTCGACCGTTTTGAACGGGCCATGACCGTTGGCCTGGGTGCTCAGCTATCCACCAACACCTTGCAGTTATCGCATGGCAATGGCCAGTACAGTGACATTGCCTTCCTGAGCAACACCGCCTATACCGATTGGAGCTGGAGCGTCCTGCTCGCCGATCTGGACAACGATGGGTGGAAGGACATCCTGGTGACCAACAGCTTGAAACGCGACCTGACCAACAACGACTTCAGATACTACGTGCGCGATTCGCTGTATAAGGAAGTGCAGATGGGTAGGTCCACGGTAACGGCGCTGCTGAATGCCATACCGTCCGTGGCGCTGCGATCGCCGCTGTTCAGGAATGAACGTGATCTCACGTTCAGCGATGTGACGGAGGAATGGAACAGCGGGCCACCCGGCTTCAACAATGGCGCCGCCTACGCCGATCTGGATGGTGATGGATGGCTGGACCTGGTCATCAACAACCTGAACAGCCCGGCCACCGTGCTGCGCAACACCGGTGCAAGCACTGGAACGAACCAGTATGTCAGGTTCATCCTGGCCGACACCTCCGGAAAGAACGTTTATGGAAGTGAGGTTGAACTGACCACGTCGACCGGTACGCAGGTACAGCAACTCCAACCGGCCCGGGGCTTCCTTTCCAGCAGCGAACCCATCCTGCACTTCGGAATCCCGGAAGGCACCACCCTTTCGCGCGCACGGGTGAAATGGCCGAACGGCACTGTGCTTGATCTGCCTTCGCCAACCTTGGATGCCACGCACAGGGTGATGAAGGAGCCGGGGTTGGTGCGACCATCAACCACGCCAAAACCCACGCTGTTGGTGGACAGATCCGCGCTACTGCCACAGACCTTCGCGCATGTGGAGAACCCGTTCATCGACTTCAAGCGGGAGCCCCTGCTCCACCACAAACTGAGTGAGGACGGACCGGGCGTTGCCGTGGCCGATGTGGATAACGATGGTTCGGAGGATGTCTTCCTCGGCGGTGCCATGGATCAGCCCGGCAGGCTTTTCCTGCAACAACGGGATGGTCGCTTCCTGGAACGGTCCATTCCCGCCTTTGTGGCCGATGCATTGCATGAGGATGTCGCCGCCTTGTTCCTGGATGCGGATGGCGATGGAGACATGGACCTGTACGCAGGCAGTGGCGGCAATGAACGGTCACTGGACGACCCCGCCTATCAGGACAGGCTTTACCTGAACGATGGGCGCGGCGGGTTCCAGCGGGCGAATAACGCCTTGCCCGTGATGCTCATCAGTACTGGTTGCGTGGCCTCCTGGGACATGGATGACGATGGTGATCCGGACCTGTTCGTAGGCCAGCGATCAACCCCGGGCCGTTATCCGGAAACGCCGCGAAGCATAATGCTAAGGAATGAAGGCGGCCGATTCACGGATGCCACCGCCGATTGGTTATTGGGATCGGACCGCATCGGCATGGTAACCGACGCACGGTTCATTGATCTGGATGGTGACCAGGTGCAGGAACTGGTGCTGGTTGGTGAATGGATGCCCGTGACCATATTCAAGAAGCGGAACGGAAAGCTGGAGAACGTCACTGCGGACTGGGGCCTGGAGCAGACCCATGGCTGGTGGAACGCCCTCGATGCAGCGGACCTGGATGGCGACGGACTGCCCGAATTGATCGTGGGCAATGCAGGTTTGAACACGGTCCACAAAGCCCACAAGGAGAATCCGGCCACCATGATCCACAAGGACTTCGACGGCAATGGCACAGTGGACCCGATCCTGTGCCGCACGTACAATGGAGCGATCTATCCCGTGCACACACTGGACCGCATGCGTGACCAAATGGTGATGCTGCGCAAGCGTTTCCAGCGCTATCAGCCGTATGCTGCAGCGCGGCTTTCTGACGTTCTCACTGCTGACGAGTTGCGCGGTGCACAGGAACTGAAGGCGACCACCATGGCCCATACGCTCTTCCTGAACCGGGGTGGAAAGTGGCTCGAAGCGCGTGAATTGCCGAAGATTGCACAGCTATCCGCCGCACGGGCCATGCGGTTCGGCGATGTGGATGGCGATGGCCACATGGACCTGATCGTGGCCGGCAACCATTATGGCACTGACCCACAGTTCGGCCGGAGCGATGCCTGCATCGGCGTACTGCTGCGTGGTGATGGAAAGGGCGGTTTGGAACCCCTGTCGGCCACCAAGAGCGGGCTCAGCATACCCGGCAACGTACGGACCGTTGTACCGATACAAGGAGCGAACCGCGCGCATTGGCTGGTGGTCCGAAATAACGGGCGCGCTGGCCTATTCACGACAGCACCTGTGAGCGACTGA